The proteins below come from a single Rosa rugosa chromosome 2, drRosRugo1.1, whole genome shotgun sequence genomic window:
- the LOC133732912 gene encoding putative lipid-transfer protein DIR1 — MKYLIVIMLAMLVTVGNLWGFDVGVDGAGECGSNPEVVVYNLASCEPAAQDGSVAVSPKCCSLVKRVDKRCLCAIVLSKELQSRGLNPAIAVTIPKRCNDPRRPKGYKCGAYTVP, encoded by the exons ATGAAGTACCTCATCGTCATCATGCTAGCAATGCTAGTAACTGTAGGCAATCTTTGGGGGTTTGATGTGGGGGTTGATGGGGCTGGGGAGTGTGGAAGCAACCCGGAGGTTGTGGTATACAACCTTGCTTCATGTGAACCAGCAGCACAAGATGGGAGCGTCGCGGTTTCTCCCAAGTGTTGCTCGTTGGTGAAACGCGTCGACAAGCGTTGTCTTTGTGCCATTGTGCTCTCTAAAGAACTTCAGAGTCGTGGCCTCAACCCAGCAATCGCAGTCACCATACCTAAACGTTGTAATGATCCCAGACGTCCCAAGGGTTACAAGTGCGGAG CTTATACGGTGCCTTGA